A part of Leptotrichia trevisanii DSM 22070 genomic DNA contains:
- a CDS encoding ATP-binding protein, producing METQGIREAIQEMLRKRGLTSTMIISQTTQRDSMTGINTEYVPASIFKQQEIHKYMSLSKLTEQDWHKRFENAEVKTPEEIEFKKSFEKYCKNFETIKQKGLGILMSGNPGTGKTYYTTCIMNALNQKYLVYKTTLSDLLEEIRKSYKSFENENDDFLFNRLSKAELIIFDDLGNEFLSDWGKEKMFMILNFIYENNKPLIINTNLDAKQLSSFFNINGSDKLLDRIRSKCKTYVFNWESRRKDLYKKDFEELY from the coding sequence ATGGAAACACAGGGAATAAGAGAAGCTATACAGGAAATGCTGAGAAAAAGGGGTTTGACAAGCACAATGATTATAAGCCAGACTACTCAAAGGGATTCGATGACTGGAATTAATACCGAATACGTACCAGCCAGCATATTTAAACAGCAAGAAATCCACAAATATATGAGTTTATCAAAACTAACGGAACAGGATTGGCATAAAAGATTTGAGAATGCAGAAGTTAAAACGCCAGAAGAAATTGAATTTAAGAAGTCGTTTGAGAAATATTGCAAAAACTTTGAAACAATCAAACAAAAAGGGCTTGGAATATTAATGAGTGGTAATCCTGGAACTGGCAAAACTTATTATACAACTTGCATAATGAATGCTTTGAATCAAAAATACCTTGTTTACAAGACAACTTTATCCGATTTGCTGGAAGAAATCAGAAAAAGCTATAAAAGTTTTGAAAATGAGAATGACGATTTTTTATTCAACAGATTATCCAAAGCGGAATTGATAATTTTTGATGACCTAGGAAACGAATTTTTAAGTGACTGGGGAAAAGAAAAAATGTTTATGATTCTTAATTTTATTTACGAAAATAACAAGCCTTTGATAATAAATACGAATTTAGATGCTAAGCAATTATCAAGTTTTTTCAACATAAACGGCAGCGACAAACTATTGGACAGAATCCGCAGCAAATGTAAAACATATGTTTTTAACTGGGAAAGTCGGAGAAAAGATTTATATAAAAAAGACTTTGAGGAATTATATTAG
- a CDS encoding helix-turn-helix domain-containing protein, producing MKTVIKKTENFTMVHNNLIFDESISWKAKGILLYMLSRPSNWRYNAKEIAKNSKDGLDSVYSGLKELVKERYVSRKKNADGTINYYIFEDKSENNIRDYQDKEEIEEKEKEEKEPDTENPNLDNPNLEKPDMENPNQENPNLDFPHYNNIDNTNIEYNNIGSIYLYKGKEFEKAFSDFKIMRIGKKEPLSKPAEDLILMKLHRLAGNNEQLAIEILNKSTINSWKDIFPLDKKQGGNKNGNTGNKRSYTGNAEKKGFDKHNDYKPDYSKGFDDWN from the coding sequence CATAATAATCTGATATTTGATGAGAGTATCAGCTGGAAAGCAAAAGGGATTTTGTTGTACATGCTTTCAAGACCGAGCAACTGGAGATACAATGCAAAGGAAATTGCCAAAAACTCTAAAGATGGACTGGATTCAGTTTATTCAGGGCTAAAAGAATTGGTAAAAGAAAGATATGTAAGCAGAAAGAAAAACGCTGACGGAACAATAAATTATTATATTTTTGAGGACAAGTCAGAAAACAATATAAGAGATTATCAGGATAAGGAAGAAATAGAGGAAAAAGAGAAAGAAGAAAAGGAGCCTGATACCGAAAACCCAAACTTGGATAACCCAAATCTGGAAAAGCCTGATATGGAAAACCCAAATCAGGAAAACCCAAACTTGGATTTTCCCCACTATAATAATATAGATAATACTAATATAGAATATAATAATATAGGTTCTATATATTTATATAAGGGCAAGGAATTTGAAAAAGCATTTTCAGATTTTAAAATTATGAGAATTGGTAAAAAAGAGCCATTATCGAAACCAGCAGAGGATTTAATTCTTATGAAGTTACACAGATTAGCAGGGAATAATGAGCAATTAGCAATAGAAATATTAAACAAATCGACTATAAACAGCTGGAAAGATATTTTTCCGCTAGATAAAAAACAGGGAGGAAATAAAAATGGAAACACAGGGAATAAGAGAAGCTATACAGGAAATGCTGAGAAAAAGGGGTTTGACAAGCACAATGATTATAAGCCAGACTACTCAAAGGGATTCGATGACTGGAATTAA